The DNA segment GCGCTGGATTGAGGCCACGCCCGCACTTCCCCGAACAGGCCGGGGTGTGCTAGAGTCGCAAGGCTTGTCGGATTTCGTCCGGCGTGGTGTCAGGCCCCCTGCTGCTAGAGGGTGGGGCCAGCGCAGGCCCCCGGTCACAGCAAAAATCCGACGCGGATCTAAGGAGAAACCAACATGGCGAAAGTATGCGAAGTATGCGGAAAGGGACCGATTGTCGTGAACTCGGTCATCCGCCGGGGTAAGGCCCGTGCGGCAGGCGGCGTGGGCCGCAAGGTCACCGGCGTGAGCAAGCGGGTTCAGAAGCCCAACCTCCAGCCCCTGACAGTTACCCGTGCGGGCACCAGCCTGCGCCTGCGGGTCTGCTCCAAGTGCCGCAAGAGCCTGACCTGAACTAGTTCAGATCCATCAAGAGCGCGCCCCCTTCCAAACCGGGAGGGGGCGCTTTTCGTTGTGTTGCAAGTTTTCTATGGACACAGGTCTCAATAACCCAGGCTCAGGGCTTCCGGTTCACCTCGTGATCGTCCGACGCGCGGCCCGGGGCCTTCGGTTTGCGGTCCATCACGAAGCTGCCGATCAGCAGGGCAATGGTGCCCAC comes from the Deinococcus aerolatus genome and includes:
- the rpmB gene encoding 50S ribosomal protein L28, which produces MAKVCEVCGKGPIVVNSVIRRGKARAAGGVGRKVTGVSKRVQKPNLQPLTVTRAGTSLRLRVCSKCRKSLT